In one Dermacentor albipictus isolate Rhodes 1998 colony chromosome 4, USDA_Dalb.pri_finalv2, whole genome shotgun sequence genomic region, the following are encoded:
- the LOC135899969 gene encoding sorting nexin-19-like: MLSTLLSLVVLVLGLMLCHKWNPFLGSVVCCILTYYGIKKVLQGKLDSVIGKFSRGSATKCRLPKNAFILPDNAVKFMSHLYGVLTGKEPSGTELRISSTCLTSSSQSEDGDLERHCPSDYVTAEVKAFVDNIKTHYIDSWYTDVSSNLDFPKELEYIIEDVLRALYLRLGSLDVCSLLEKMLPVVQAHYRKYRTCLLAVERTKRHSCDESCDALRRETIRRRFPLKHVAFESETSEQHYLRGITSVLVKLLEPPHLLASPATNALVVDILTNNVLAPAVDRLCMPEWLNWALLFVLSMEEDAEILSMKNCDVPDQHAKQGNTESGDGDCPCKAKQKPSSTDVCATTESAGTNQSSNVNQDETSVLPCRDSSSFSLNSAKGSEYLTLPAVYVGTQDHSVKIFSSKDFEKAVEAEVFLGSLVFSDIRITRTESRSVPGKGVHTVYCIMYEIRKHSEDATAPMTEVRKVWRRFREFLELQGSLESNTHLRKHLKGIRGPSRGLGSVLSDKKNVQERLIFLQHYLKLLCSREAVVNSKEFHKFLDYAEDIEEQPVTQMRRQASSSRLDRVFVQGVKSTLELLKTALPGDDHSSISPLSPLEGSMVLMSDYLPADLEYSFSEDNHSQLLQQCMFNFIDNFDQASSPEFSPPLTPSSLPLPQDRSPSNASYKSFQELPTPEVHFPPMEEDIVPLWRGNAPQTPMEQVAESLHLDIPLFASAVDFVVDSLEDGHVCKSAQLVLFVELLMGRALETSLRDQLTALFGVANCTFYLHRLHEQLWGSEPSAQVFREAQVARGLVKIVPVWAQLIFGVDNVCKAARTLAKSIQILDLNKCLVYQLLDILVDSLLAQDNCDARLEENA; encoded by the coding sequence ATGCTTTCAACACTGCTCAGCTTAGTTGTGCTTGTGCTCGGTCTGATGCTGTGTCATAAGTGGAATCCCTTTCTTGGAAGCGTAGTATGTTGTATATTAACTTACTACGGCATCAAGAAGGTTTTGCAAGGAAAGCTAGACAGTGTGATCGGAAAGTTTTccagaggaagcgctacgaaatGTCGCCTGCCAAAGAACGCCTTTATCCTGCCAGACAACGCTGTGAAATTTATGAGTCACCTTTATGGTGTACTCACAGGCAAGGAGCCTTCAGGCACGGAGTTGCGGATCAGCAGCACCTGTCTCACTTCGTCTTCTCAGAGCGAAGATGGCGACTTAGAGCGTCACTGTCCGTCGGACTACGTCACCGCAGAGGTGAAGGCTTTTGTTGACAACATAAAAACGCACTACATCGACTCCTGGTACACCGACGTGAGCAGCAATCTGGATTTTCCGAAAGAGCTCGAGTACATTATCGAAGATGTGTTGCGGGCACTTTACCTACGGCTGGGTTCTCTGGATGTGTGTAGCCTGCTAGAGAAAATGTTGCCCGTGGTGCAAGCTCATTATAGAAAATATAGGACGTGCCTCTTGGCCGTGGAGCGCACCAAGAGGCACAGCTGCGACGAGTCGTGCGACGCACTGCGGCGCGAAACAATCAGGAGGCGATTTCCTTTGAAGCACGTTGCCTTCGAGAGCGAAACCTCGGAGCAGCACTATCTGAGAGGGATCACTTCGGTGTTGGTCAAGCTCCTAGAGCCACCTCACTTGCTGGCCAGTCCGGCAACAAATGCTCTTGTGGTGGACATCCTTACTAACAACGTACTCGCCCCTGCTGTCGACCGTTTGTGCATGCCCGAATGGCTCAATTGGGCGTTGCTCTTCGTACTTTCAATGGAAGAAGATGCAGAAATACTTTCCATGAAAAACTGTGATGTGCCAGATCAACATGCCAAACAGGGCAACACAGAGAGTGGTGATGGTGACTGTCCATGCAAGGCAAAGCAGAAGCCTTCGAGTACAGATGTGTGTGCTACCACAGAGAGTGCAGGCACTAACCAGTCTTCCAATGTCAATCAGGACGAGACATCTGTGTTGCCTTGTCGAGATTCCAGCTCATTTAGTCTCAACTCAGCCAAAGGTAGCGAGTACCTGACTCTCCCAGCTGTTTATGTTGGTACACAAGATCACTCGGTAAAAATCTTTAGTTCCAAGGATTTTGAAAAGGCTGTGGAAGCAGAAGTTTTCTTGGGGTCCTTGGTGTTCTCGGACATCCGCATAACGCGCACAGAATCGAGGTCTGTGCCTGGAAAAGGGGTACACACAGTTTACTGCATCATGTATGAAATTCGCAAGCACAGCGAAGACGCAACCGCACCCATGACTGAAGTCCGCAAGGTATGGAGGAGGTTCAGGGAATTTCTGGAACTACAAGGAAGCCTTGAAAGCAACACACACTTGAGAAAGCACCTGAAAGGAATTCGTGGCCCCAGTCGTGGATTGGGGAGTGTTTTGTCTGACAAAAAAAATGTCCAGGAGCGGCTCATATTTCTGCAGCACTATTTAAAGCTTCTCTGTAGCCGCGAAGCAGTTGTAAACAGCAAAGAGTTTCACAAGTTTCTTGACTATGCCGAGGACATAGAAGAGCAACCAGTCACTCAAATGCGGCGACAGGCGTCATCAAGTCGTTTAGACCGGGTCTTTGTGCAAGGAGTTAAAAGCACATTGGAGCTGCTCAAGACAGCTCTCCCTGGAGACGATCACAGTTCCATAAGCCCACTCTCACCTCTAGAAGGCAGCATGGTGCTGATGTCCGACTACCTTCCTGCTGATCTTGAGTATTCATTTTCTGAAGACAACCATTCTCAGCTGTTGCAGCAGTGTATGTTCAACTTCATTGACAACTTTGACCAGGCGTCATCACCTGAATTCTCACCACCACTCACCCCAAGCTCTTTGCCGCTGCCTCAGGACCGATCACCGAGCAATGCATCGTACAAGAGTTTCCAGGAACTGCCAACCCCTGAGGTCCACTTCCCACCTATGGAGGAAGACATTGTGCCGTTGTGGAGGGGTAATGCCCCACAGACGCCCATGGAACAAGTTGCAGAGTCCCTCCATTTGGACATTCCTCTCTTTGCTTCGGCAGTTGACTTTGTAGTGGACTCTCTTGAAGATGGCCATGTTTGCAAGTCAGCTCAGCTAGTCCTGTTTGTTGAACTCTTAATGGGTAGAGCACTTGAGACGTCTCTCAGGGATCAACTGACTGCACTATTCGGGGTGGCCAATTGCACTTTTTACTTGCATCGGTTGCATGAACAATTGTGGGGCTCCGAACCCAGTGCACAGGTATTTAGGGAAGCTCAGGTTGCACGGGGTTTGGTGAAGATTGTGCCTGTGTGGGCACAGCTAATTTTTGGTGTGGACAATGTGTGCAAAGCAGCAAGGACACTTGCCAAATCCATACAGATTCTTGACCTGAACAAATGTCTAGTTTACCAGTTGCTTGACATCCTGGTCGATTCCCTGCTTGCTCAGGACAATTGTGATGCCAGGCTTGAAGAGAATGCCTGA